ACTTTTCAATTATTTCTTTTCTTGTTTCCATGGCATCTTTTTTTATTGGTTTTTTACAAAAGAAAATACCATAATTCTGCCATTGATTAAATCGCTCTTTATCAGTAACTTTATATACTCTTGTGAGAAATAAAGTCTCGCTTGTGGGGTAGAACGCACACTATCATGTAAACAAAATCATAATATTAGTGATTAAATTGTATTGGTAAGGAAATTGTCAGATTAATTATTGTGTTAAACACCAGACAAATATGGAGTTGGAAGAGCTATTGGTAAAAAAACTGATCAACAAGAGCATTTATCACCCCATATACGGTGAAATTGGGGAAATTAGAGGGTTTCAGAAGTATCAGGATCATAAATACATCATTTTCAAGGAAAGGAGTGTTGCCAATCTGACTGAAGAACAGGATGTGTTGAGGGCTATTCCGTCAAAACTGTTCTATCTCCACCTCAAGTCCAATGAGCTACGGGTAAATTTTGGCCCTCAATGGATATCCGAAGCACCAAAGTTTACTCAGGAAGAACTGGATAATCATGAAGAAGATGTGATGTCAAGAATTAATGAATACTATAAAAATAACTCTCTCTGGCAAGGTAGCGCCGCCACCAAAAATCAGAAATAAATTTCCTGTGCTAACCTGTAGGTGTTGGCATGTGCCTCAACAATGACTTTAATATCTTCTGAGTAACCGCCTCCCATCGAAGCCACTAGCGGAATGTTTCGCTCTTTCGCACATTGTAGCACCAGTTTATCTCTATCTCTGCAACCCGCTATACTTAAACCCAGCCGCCCCAGCTTATCAGTAGCCAGGACATCTACTCCGGATTGAAAAAATATAAAATCGGGCTGAACCTGGTCAAGCAAATTTTTCAGGTTTTTTTCAAGTGTATTTAAATAGAAATTATCCTGTGTACCATCAGGCAGGGCTATATCCAGGTCGCTGCACTCTTTATGCAGCGGGTAGTTATTTGCTCCGTGCATGCTGAAGGTAAATACTCTACTCTCATGTTGAAAAATCTCAGCTGTACCATTACCCTGATGCACATCCAGGTCCACCACCAGTATTTGCCTGGCCAGTTGATTTTCCAGCAAATAGTTAGAGGCCACAGCTATATCATTGAGCAAGCAAAAG
This region of Fulvivirga ulvae genomic DNA includes:
- a CDS encoding histone deacetylase family protein — encoded protein: MLKIAWSDIYSHPLPENHRFPMIKYELLPEQLLYEGTINNNNIFSPQKPEESLILSTHNSSYWERLKSLSLTRSEVRRTGFPLSAQLVEREVTIVNGTVQCALYAMQYGVSMNIAGGTHHAFSDRGEGFCLLNDIAVASNYLLENQLARQILVVDLDVHQGNGTAEIFQHESRVFTFSMHGANNYPLHKECSDLDIALPDGTQDNFYLNTLEKNLKNLLDQVQPDFIFFQSGVDVLATDKLGRLGLSIAGCRDRDKLVLQCAKERNIPLVASMGGGYSEDIKVIVEAHANTYRLAQEIYF